Within the Fusarium keratoplasticum isolate Fu6.1 chromosome 1, whole genome shotgun sequence genome, the region CTACGATCCTCAGCACAGCCATCAGAACCATACCCAAGCCTACCCAACACGTAACGCAGCCCATGCAAGTAACATTCCATTGGTTTCATTTGGAGGTATCATTAAGCTATCACAAAAACACAACCACCCGCTTTGTTTGATCCTTTTTCGCCGCTGTTCTAAACCCTCCCCCCAAACGTCCAGAGTGTAAAAACCCATCACCCAGCGCTATAGACACCGTTCTCTTCTTATTCTTGTTCTTCTACTCCAGGACAACCACCTCCGAGTTGCCCTGGCTCGTCATCGGCCGGATGGCGTCGTCGATGGCCTTCAAGATGCCCACGACGCCCCTGCTCGGTCCGCCTACCGCGCTCGTCACCAGACCGGTCCAGTCATCGCCTTTGCCCTCCCACACGTGCTTGAGGGCCGTGGTGAGATTATCGTTGGGCACCGATGTGTCGTTGGCTACGGGCACACGCCATATGTGCCACCAAGGCTCGCCTCGACGACTCTTGATCCGGCCCTCGAATGCAACTCGGCGCTGCATTTGTCCTGGCCCAGAGATGAAGTAATCGAGTGTCATCCACTCGAGCGAATTCATCGAGAACTGGAATCGTCCCTGGTTCCGAGCCTTAATATCCGCCCAGAGTTCTTCCGTCTTCTGAAtcgcctccaaggctggtAGCGACGTAGGCAGCCAAGCCATGAGAGCCTCGATTCCACCATCGCTGTTGACGAGGTTCTGCATCAGGTCGACCACTCGAAGATGAGGGTTGcctttctccatcttgatgtCGATAACATCCTTGGACAGATTAAGCGCCACCCTCCATCTGCGCCCTGTCGCCGTAGTGTCATTGAGCGAGTCATTGGTTTGATCCCTGTAAGAGAACACGACCTCTTGAAGGCTCACTGTTTCGCTCTGGATAGACCCCTTAGCCTTATCCATAGACTCAACGAAGCTGACAAAGCGATCGACTGCCTTGACTCGCGACTTCAAAGTCTCCAGTATCGACTGCCCAAGGCTGTGGCGCATCCGCAACCGAAACTCGCCCTTGAGAAGGTTGTACGAGACATCTTGACCAACCAGAGCACCCTTGATCGAGGTGAACTTGGCTGGTCTGcggaccttgatgatggcgtccGATATACACACCAAGGGAGCATCTGACTTGGCATCCTGGGGGTTGGCACCCTCTGCAGTTGCGGGTTCCACCTCAGGGAGCTGCGCCCCCTTGAAACTGATCGACACAATGTCATTCGCCCACGGTTCTATCGTTGAGAGCTTCAGTCCAGTCGCAGGCTGTGTAATCGAGGCGAGTCCTAGTTGCTCCAAGCCCCTATTGCTCGAGGCTTTGCTGCTCTCCTTCTCGGAGCTGTCAAACACCATCGAGGGGAAAATGCCCGAGAGGGCAATCTCGATCGAGGGAAGTCGAACTTGTCGCGGGAGAGACCAGCTCTTGGTCTCGTTGGGCTTAAACTTGATCTGTTGCTTGTGGAGCTCGCGCATGTCTATTGCCTGGGCGATCATACCCGTGGCAAATACCGTCATGTTGTTCCAGAAAGTGTTGTGGAGGCTAGGATAGCCCTTGTTGAACGGAAGCTTTGCTGTTAGCTTCACCACTGGCCCAGGAGTGTTGCGGTCCCTGTTGTCCGTGTTAGCAATGTCCTATTTGACGCAGCTCAAGTTCAACTCACACTTCAAGCAGCCACCATTCATCACCGCTTAGACTCAGTACGACCATGATGAACCATGTAGGCCTCCATCCAGCTCTCTGGAGCCAGATGGTCTTTGTCCATTCGCGGTTCTTGGTAGCAGACCTCAGCTCCTCGTTGTTGAGTGGGCACTTCTTAACGCTCCATCCCATTGTGCTTCCTCGGCGGTTGAGCTCTTCTTCCATGATCGCGCACCTCACGTTTTCCAGGCATGCCACGCCATCGTCTGCAGGACTCTTTCCATTGTTGAGTTGAAGCTCGTGCTGATAAATGAACTTTGAATGTGGCTTGACAGCAAAGACACCAGTCGTCGGTTCAATCAGTAGCGAGATGCTATCCTTGTATCCAACTTGCATGGACAGAGAGGATGCAGCCGGGTCTTCCTGAGAGCTGCGCAGAACCATGGCAGCTTCGCGATTGCGGAAACGAGGCGTTGCCATGAGCTTGTCGTggatgctgctgaggaggaaaTCAATGTGAAGGCCGATAACTGTCTTCAAAAGTGCCTCCGCCGATAGATTGTTGGCGTCGAAAGGTACTTCCACATCCTTGACTTCCTTGTTGTCCCGGTACCACTTTGCTTGTAGGAAACTCGATGACTTGGGATTTGCCTCGCCATTTGCCTTTCGGCCACTGTTGACAGCAACCAGCACCCAGCTCTTGGGGCTAGTTGGCGGTGCCCGAGACGTCCAGTACTGAATTGCCAAGGCTCGGTTGAGTGGCTCAACCTTGAGAGTGCCGGTCCAGGAGCCTTTGCTCAGTTGGTTGGCTTGTCGTCTTAGTTCGTTGAGCTTGTGAGTGAGCACCAACTCATGCAAGAACTGGTAGCAGCCCAGCAACCCCTCTGTGCTGAGAACCCCGTTCACGTGCCTCTCCAAGTAGTCCTTGAGGGATTCGGGAATCGATGCTGCCGATGGCTTGAATGTGAACCTCAGGTCGATGAACCAAAACTGCTTCTCGAAATCCTCATCCGCGATTGTGAGATCGACCTCAAATTCGCCAGGAACTTTAAAGGTGACTCGTCCTGACTTGATATCGTAGTTCCTGAAGTGGTACGggatcttgtcaaagtcttCCAGGTTCAGCCTGAGTGATAGCAGGGTGTTGACATCACTCATCCACTGGGACTGCTCCTGCAAGGTCAAAGGCGGTGGTTCAATGTATTGAAGCTGGTCATCAGGTCAGTTTGTAGTCTTTCCCTAGGTACCAAGGATGGCACTTACATCAGGCATCCAGGCAGCCTTCCCTGTTGACAGAACCTGGAGGGCTGTTTTCAAATCAGGGCTTGGCATTCTCGCAAATGTCAAGTCCCTCTTGACATTAACCATAGTGTCAAAGGCCGTGTCGGTGAGAACCTGCTGCTTCATGATGTGGGCTCTCAAGTCAATCAGTTTGCTGACCATCTCTGCCTTGCGGCTCCATTCCGTGATGacgagggccttgacccaTCTTTGATGCTCCTTGTATGCAAAGTCCAAGATCGACTTCTTTTTGATAATGTTCTCGTTCGACACGTCGTCCATGTCGTTGTTCGGTATTGAAGAGTTTCCGTTCATGGCGGCTACAGGAAGGGGCATCTTGGCCATTTTGGTGATCTGATCTTCGAGGTTGTTGTGCGTGGATTGCGCTAGTCGTGTAAGAAATGTCGACAGGGAGATGTATCCCTGGGTAATGTGGACGATCTCGTCAGGGAGGTCGTTCATTCTCGGGACTTGGTCTGATGCCGGCGCATTTGGTCGAGAGCCGTTCACCAGAGGACCGCTGGTGGCGTTCCCATTGACCATGGCACCGCTGGCATCGCCGCCAGATACGGCCTTTCCCTTGTCCAAGGCATTCTGATGTCCGTCAGCGCCCGCGCCGTTCACGCCATTGAGCGTTGAATCTATGTCGTGGTTAGAGCGCGCGCCATTCGGGCCGCCATTCTCCATGCTGATGACGCCCGGCATCCACTATCTCGTCCCTGGTCCAGGTGCTCCCCGAGCCAGACTGAAAAGAGGTCGGCGTCTCTAGATGGTGTAGCAAATCTTTCTCGTCGTGTCGTTTATCCGCTCCAATGTGGCATGAGAGGCAGGCGGGATCTCTTTATCGGCGATCCCGGTGCTGCATGACAGTCGCAATCGTCTGCACCGAGCAGCGGACTCTGCGCGCGAGGGAGATTCGTATCAATTAGAGACTCTAGGTGTTGAGGTGATGTGTCGCTGTCCTCTTCGCTGGTTGCTCGTCGGGTTAGGCAGTCTCGCGAGAGGGTCAAGAGGCGAGGCGCGGCGAAAAAGTCGTCGATTTAGGAAGCGAGCGTAACGCGATTCAGGAGTCGTCAAGAATAGGTCGATATTTCAATATTCGCGACGGTCTTGAGGGGTTCAAGCGAGAGGGCGTTCGA harbors:
- a CDS encoding Mediator of RNA polymerase II transcription subunit 14; this translates as MPGVISMENGGPNGARSNHDIDSTLNGVNGAGADGHQNALDKGKAVSGGDASGAMVNGNATSGPLVNGSRPNAPASDQVPRMNDLPDEIVHITQGYISLSTFLTRLAQSTHNNLEDQITKMAKMPLPVAAMNGNSSIPNNDMDDVSNENIIKKKSILDFAYKEHQRWVKALVITEWSRKAEMVSKLIDLRAHIMKQQVLTDTAFDTMVNVKRDLTFARMPSPDLKTALQVLSTGKAAWMPDLQYIEPPPLTLQEQSQWMSDVNTLLSLRLNLEDFDKIPYHFRNYDIKSGRVTFKVPGEFEVDLTIADEDFEKQFWFIDLRFTFKPSAASIPESLKDYLERHVNGVLSTEGLLGCYQFLHELVLTHKLNELRRQANQLSKGSWTGTLKVEPLNRALAIQYWTSRAPPTSPKSWVLVAVNSGRKANGEANPKSSSFLQAKWYRDNKEVKDVEVPFDANNLSAEALLKTVIGLHIDFLLSSIHDKLMATPRFRNREAAMVLRSSQEDPAASSLSMQVGYKDSISLLIEPTTGVFAVKPHSKFIYQHELQLNNGKSPADDGVACLENVRCAIMEEELNRRGSTMGWSVKKCPLNNEELRSATKNREWTKTIWLQRAGWRPTWFIMVVLSLSGDEWWLLEVDRNTPGPVVKLTAKLPFNKGYPSLHNTFWNNMTVFATGMIAQAIDMRELHKQQIKFKPNETKSWSLPRQVRLPSIEIALSGIFPSMVFDSSEKESSKASSNRGLEQLGLASITQPATGLKLSTIEPWANDIVSISFKGAQLPEVEPATAEGANPQDAKSDAPLVCISDAIIKVRRPAKFTSIKGALVGQDVSYNLLKGEFRLRMRHSLGQSILETLKSRVKAVDRFVSFVESMDKAKGSIQSETVSLQEVVFSYRDQTNDSLNDTTATGRRWRVALNLSKDVIDIKMEKGNPHLRVVDLMQNLVNSDGGIEALMAWLPTSLPALEAIQKTEELWADIKARNQGRFQFSMNSLEWMTLDYFISGPGQMQRRVAFEGRIKSRRGEPWWHIWRVPVANDTSVPNDNLTTALKHVWEGKGDDWTGLVTSAVGGPSRGVVGILKAIDDAIRPMTSQGNSEVVVLE